A genome region from Erigeron canadensis isolate Cc75 chromosome 3, C_canadensis_v1, whole genome shotgun sequence includes the following:
- the LOC122591333 gene encoding delta(8)-fatty-acid desaturase-like: MCEDSTMVSSPSIAGVEVLNSTADGKKHITSEELKKHNKASDLWISIQGKVYNVTEWAKIHPGGDIPLMNLAGQDVTDAFIAFHPGTAWKHLDKLFTGYHLKDYKVSDVSKDYRKLASEFAKAGMFEKKGHGVIYSLCFVSLLLSAVVYGVLFSSSFWVHMLAGALLGLAWMQIAYLGHDAGHYQMMATRGWNKFAGIFIGNCITGISIAWWKWTHNAHHIACNSLDYDPDLQHLPMLAVSNKLFSSLQSVFYGRQLTFDRLSRFFVSYQHYSYYPIMCVARVNLYLQTLILLASKRRIPDRGLNILGTIVFWTWFPLLVSYLPNWPERVAFVLVSFCVTGIQHVQFTLNHFAANVYVGPPTGNDWFEKQTNGTIDISCSSYMDWFFGGLQFQLEHHLFPRLPRCHLRSISPIVRELCKKHNLPYMSLSFFDANIKTLKTLRTAAMQARDLTNPAPQNLLWEAVNTHG, encoded by the exons ATGTGTGAAGATTCAACTATGGTTTCTTCTCCTTCCATTGCTGGCGTTGAAG TTTTGAATTCAACTGCAGATGGAAAGAAGCACATTACATCCGAGGAATTAAAGAAGCACAACAAGGCTAGTGACCTCTGGATTTCGATTCAGGGCAAAGTGTACAATGTTACAGAGTGGGCTAAAATACACCCGGGTGGTGATATTCCGCTCATGAATCTTGCTGGTCAGGATGTAACCGATGCATTTATTGCTTTTCATCCTGGCACAGCTTGGAAACACCTTGATAAACTCTTCACTGGGTATCATCTAAAAGATTATAAAGTTTCTGATGTGTCCAAAGATTATAGAAAGCTTGCTTCTGAGTTTGCAAAAGCTGGGATGTTTGAAAAGAAAGGGCACGGTGTGATTTATTCACTTTGTTTTGTATCGTTGCTTCTCTCTGCTGTTGTATACGGGGTATTGTTCTCTAGTAGCTTCTGGGTTCATATGTTGGCAGGGGCGTTATTGGGATTAGCCTGGATGCAGATCGCGTATTTAGGTCACGATGCGGGTCATTATCAAATGATGGCTACTCGTGGGTGGAACAAGTTCGCAGGAATCTTTATCGGGAATTGTATAACAGGAATTAGCATAGCGTGGTGGAAATGGACACATAATGCTCATCACATAGCTTGTAATAGTCTCGATTATGATCCCGACTTGCAACATTTACCCATGCTGGCGGTCTCCAATAAATTGTTCAGTTCGTTGCAATCTGTATTCTATGGGAGACAGCTGACTTTTGACCGGTTGTCTCGGTTTTTCGTGAGCTATCAACATTATTCTTATTACCCAATCATGTGTGTCGCGAGGGTCAACCTTTATCTCCAAACATTAATATTGCTGGCCTCTAAAAGAAGAATCCCTGATAGAGGCCTCAACATTCTCGGGACCATCGTTTTCTGGACTTGGTTTCCGCTTCTTGTGTCATACCTACCTAACTGGCCAGAGCGAGTCGCGTTTGTTTTGGTTAGCTTTTGTGTCACCGGGATCCAACATGTTCAATTTACACTGAACCACTTTGCAGCAAACGTGTATGTGGGTCCACCAACAGGTAACGATTGGTTTGAGAAGCAAACGAATGGGACCATTGACATCTCGTGTTCATCATACATGGATTGGTTCTTTGGTGGTCTACAGTTCCAACTCGAGCACCATTTATTTCCCAGGTTACCTCGCTGTCATTTGAGGTCAATTTCTCCAATCGTTAGAGAACTTTGCAAGAAACACAATTTGCCATATATGAGTCTGTCGTTCTTCGATGCCAACATAAAAACACTCAAGACACTAAGAACTGCAGCTATGCAGGCTCGTGATCTAACAAACCCTGCTCCCCAGAACTTACTATGGGAAGCTGTCAACACTCATGGTTGA
- the LOC122593917 gene encoding putative anthocyanidin reductase, giving the protein MESSKESCKVCVTGGAGYIGSSLVHSLLQKGYIVHATLRTLGDEFKVGLLKSFPNAKERLFLFEANIYKPEEFEPAIQGCVFVFHVATPLQHTTGYKYNNLVDATVNSVKTIANACIRSGTVKRLIYTGSVFAASPLNEDGNGYKITMDESCWTPLQLNVPYSNDFLKDYKDAKTKSEQELLKIGEDVKANDHELEIVTLTCGLVGGASYLPHLAGSVLTLLSQVLNNAASYNNALRHMEELLGKIPIVHIDDVWRAHIFCAETPSVQGRFLCARAYISSSEIAKYYQETYPQYCHFNQEYLREFGRDIKFGSTKLEDKGFAYKYSTKNILDDSIEFAKRSNHG; this is encoded by the exons ATGGAGAGTAGTAAAGAAAGTTGTAAGGTTTGTGTGACAGGAGGTGCTGGATACATTGGGTCATCTCTGGTTCACTCACTTTTACAAAAGGGTTACATTGTTCATGCTACTCTTAGAACTCTAGGTGATGAATTTAAAGTGGGACTTTTGAAAAGTTTCCCAAATGCAAAAGAAAGGCTTTTTTTGTTTGAAGCTAATATTTACAAACCAGAGGAGTTTGAACCAGCAATACAAGGGTGTGTCTTTGTTTTCCATGTTGCAACCCCTTTGCAACACACTACTGGTTATAAA TACAACAATCTCGTTGACGCAACAGTTAACTCAGTGAAGACGATTGCAAACGCTTGCATACGCTCAGGGACAGTGAAGCGGCTAATCTATACTGGTTCTGTTTTTGCAGCTTCACCTCTAAATGAGGATGGGAATGGTTATAAGATCACCATGGATGAGAGTTGTTGGACACCCCTTCAACTCAATGTCCCTTACTCAAATGATTTTCTTAAG GACTACAAAGACGCCAAAACAAAATCGGAGCAAGAACTCTTGAAAATCGGAGAAGACGTCAAAGCAAATGATCATGAGTTGGAGATAGTGACGTTAACTTGTGGGTTGGTAGGCGGTGCAAGTTATTTGCCACATCTTGCAGGAAGTGTGTTGACACTCCTATCACAAGTTCTCAACAATGCCGCATCGTACAATAATGCACTCAGGCACATGGAGGAATTGCTAGGCAAAATCCCGATTGTTCATATTGATGACGTTTGGCGCGCTCACATCTTTTGCGCAGAGACACCATCGGTTCAAGGAAGATTCTTATGTGCCAGGGCGTACATATCAAGTTCAGAAATCGCAAAGTATTATCAAGAAACCTACCCCCAATATTGTCATTTTAACCAAGA GTATTTGAGAGAATTTGGGAGAGATATCAAATTCGGATCTACAAAGCTTGAAGATAAAGGTTTTGCTTACAAATATAGTACAAAGAATATCCTGGATGATAGCATTGAATTTGCCAAGAGATCAAACCATGGGTAG
- the LOC122592165 gene encoding F-box/kelch-repeat protein At3g06240-like, with protein MSNNNDVKHNIFNLPQVIILHILSCLPIKSLLQFRRVSKSSRQLVSHPYLAKRHLLASTPNHPDDHHLLIYYETDDYKYEFYSLRSPITLQETLKLQTPDNALHGYLRIVGSSKGLMCFFDTNYFSNVGRVILWNPSVNKYKIVCDPVYNDLNSKKFSHFVVGFGLVSRDLEFKVVEIVYYSHKVKVVNDVFVYSFSTDTWKKKDNVTAPCFLARGWSSNVMVNGFVHWLGRKGPGKGDDYLIMAFDIENECFSVVELPKNMVYGYDQLYLVPYGDSICLSLCAHYIGLNGIDKWDIWVMGDYGVANSWMKVCVVMQPKVSNPPLMMKSYHRVLVVTNDGSLGLYDSVKKQMWNLGTSGLKESFRAVHYTASLALLN; from the coding sequence ATGTCAAACAATAATGATGTTAAACACAACATCTTCAACCTCCCACAAGTCATAATCCTCCACATTCTTTCATGTCTTCCCATCAAATCTTTGCTTCAATTCCGACGTGTTTCCAAGTCATCTCGGCAGTTGGTCTCCCACCCGTATTTGGCCAAGCGCCATCTCTTGGCCTCAACCCCAAACCACCCTGATGATCACCACCTTTTGATCTACTACGAAACCGATGATTACAAGTATGAATTTTACTCCCTTAGATCACCTATCACTTTACAAGAAACACTTAAGCTTCAAACCCCAGACAATGCCCTTCATGGATATCTTAGAATTGTTGGTTCTAGCAAAGGCTTAATGTGCTTTTTTGACACAAACTATTTCTCGAATGTCGGTAGGGTTATTCTTTGGAACCCAAGTGTTAATAAGTATAAGATTGTCTGCGATCCTGTTTACAACGACTTGAATAGTAAAAAGTTTTCTCATTTTGTTGTCGGGTTTGGTTTAGTTTCAAGGGATCTAGAGTTTAAGGTTGTTGAGATTGTTTACTATTCGCATAAAGTCAAGGTTGTCAATGATGTGTTTGTTTATTCATTTAGTACTGATACTTGGAAGAAAAAGGATAATGTGACGGCTCCTTGTTTTTTGGCTAGGGGTTGGTCTAGTAATGTGATGGTGAACGGTTTTGTCCATTGGTTGGGTCGTAAAGGTCCTGGTAAGGGtgatgattatctgattatggCGTTTGATATAGAAAATGAGTGTTTTAGTGTTGTTGAGCTGCCTAAGAATATGGTTTATGGTTATGATCAATTGTATCTGGTTCCATATGGTGATTCTATTTGTTTGTCATTGTGTGCTCATTATATTGGACTTAATGGGATCGACAAATGGGACATCTGGGTGATGGGTGATTACGGAGTAGCCAACTCTTGGATGAAAGTTTGCGTGGTTATGCAGCCTAAAGTGTCGAACCCACCTCTGATGATGAAAAGTTATCATCGAGTTTTGGTGGTGACGAATGATGGAAGTCTTGGTTTGTATGATTCGGTCAAGAAACAGATGTGGAATCTCGGGACGTCTGGATTGAAAGAAAGTTTTCGTGCGGTTCACTATACGGCTAGCTTAGCTCTGCTTAATTGA
- the LOC122593971 gene encoding uncharacterized protein LOC122593971 — protein MVGGGAAATAASFRWILQLHKDVPKAANFYKQGLDFSINVCTHRWAELQSGPLKLALMHSSNEIAVQKGYSSLLSFTVTDINSSVTKLMALGAEMDGPIKYEVHGKVAAMRGLDGHMLGLYEPA, from the exons ATGGTGGGCGGTGGCGCTGCTGCAACGGCGGCGTCGTTTAGATGGATACTACAATTACACAAAGATGTACCAAAAGCTGCTAATTTCTACAAACAAGGACTTGATTTCAGCATTAATGTATGCACCCATCGTTGGGCCGAACTCCAATCCGGCCCGCTCAAGCTCGCTCTCATGCATTCTTCCAA CGAGATAGCAGTTCAGAAAGGATACTCTTCACTGTTATCGTTCACTGTAACAGACATTAACAGTAGTGTGACTAAACTCATGGCTTTAGGTGCAGAGATGGACGGCCCTATCAAATATGAGGTCCATGGGAAG GTTGCTGCAATGCGGGGTCTTGATGGTCATATGCTGGGTCTTTATGAGCCTGCTTGA